In Micromonospora ferruginea, the sequence ACGTGCCGTAGCACCGGCCACCACGCGGCCCAGGCGAACGCGCCAAGCGCGACCACCACGCGCAGGGTGGGGCGTACCAGCTCGACCTCGCGGTGCAGCCACGGCGCGCAGGTGTCCCGCTCGGCCGGGGTGGGTTTGTTGTCCGGCGGCGCGCAGCGCACGGCGGCGAAGATCCGGGTGTCCCGCAGGGTGAGGCCGTCGTCGGCGGCCACGCTGGTCGGCTGGTTGGCCAGCCCCGCCCGGTGCAGCGCGGCGAAGAGCACGTCGCCGGAGCGGTCCCCGGTGAAGATCCGGCCGGTGCGGTTGCCGCCGTGCGCGGCGGGCGCCAGGCCGAGGATCGCGATCCGGGCGTCCGCCGGGCCGAGGCCCGGCACCGGACGCCCCCAGTAGTGCTGGTCGCGGAACGCGGCCCGCTTGACCCGGGCCACCTCCTCCCGCCACGCGGGCAGGCGAAACAGTCGGCGACCGCGCCGTCGAGGTCGGCCAGGTCGGTCGCCCGCGCCGCGCGGGCGACCACCTCGCCGGGGGTACGCGACTCAGCCAAGCTTGGCCCGGAACAGTTCCAGCGTGCGGGCCCAGGCGGTGGCGGCGGCCCGCTGGTCGAAGTGCTCCGGCCGGTCCTCGTTGAAGAACGCGTGCGCGGTGCCCGGGTAGTCGAACGTCTGGCAGGTGCCGCCGGCGGCCTCGATGGACCGGCTGACGCTCTGCACGCCGTCGGCGGCGGAGAGGCCGTCCGCCTCGGAGCAGTGGACGAGCGACGCCTTACCCGCGTAGCCGGACCAGTCGGTGGGCATGCCCTCCCAGGGCAGGCGCGGGTAGAAGCCGGCGGTGGCGACGATCCGCTCGGAGAACCTGCCGGACCACAGGGCCAGGCTGGCGCCCGCGCAGAACCCGGCGCAGCCCACCTTGCCGGCGACCTCGGGCCGGTCGGCCAGGTATTCGGCGGCGGCCGCGATGTCGCTGGCCGCCTCGTCCATCTGGGTGCTGTTCAGCATCTGCCGGGGCTCGGTCGGCTTCACGGCCGGCCCGCCGTGCCGGAAGTCGGGCGCGAGGGCGACGAAGCCGGCGTCGGCGAAGCGGTCGACCACGGCCCGGACGTGGGGCACCAGACCCCACCAGTCCTGGATGACGATGACCGCCGGGCTGGCCACACCGCCGGAGGGTATCGCGAGATACCCCTCGCTCGTCCCCCCGTTGCCGGTGAAGCTCACCATCTCGCCCATGGGCCCGTCCTCCTAGCGGTCAGTCATCGTTGGCTGGTCGCACAGTTGGGTGTTACGTGCCGGTAGCGTGCCATGCCGTCACCGGCCCGGGGAAGACGGAAGAACAGTGGCATTCACCTCCTGTACACACCGTCGGGGCCACACGCCGGTATAGCGATTGCTAAACTCACCTCATGGTGGCTGGCGAGTGGGACATCTACCTCGTCGACGAGGTGCGGCAGTGGCTCGACACCTTGGACACCAACACTCATGCCCGCGTCGTTCAGGCGATAGACCTCCTCGCCGAGCTAGGCCCGGGGCTCGGACGGCCGCTGGTCGACACGATCCATGGTTCGTCGATAGCCAACTTGAAGGAACTCCGGCCAGGCACCGTACGTATCCTCTTTGCGTTCGACCCATGGCGTTCGAGCGTCCTCTTGGTAGCCGGCGACAAGTCCGGCCGCTGGAAGACGTGGTACCAGGAAGCCATACCGGTCGCCGAGCACCGCTACGAGCTCTACCTCAAAGATCGAGCACGAGAGGAGGGGGGAAAGGCATGAGCGAATACTCGCGGTGGCAGGACATTCGCGCCGGCCAGGTCGCCCGAGCCGGCGGTGAGGAAGCGGTGGAGGCGGGCAAACAGCAGCTTCTCGCCGAAGTCATCGGCCACCGGCTCGCCGAAGTGCGTCGCGCCCGAGGGCTGACCCAGCAACAGGTGGCCGACCGCATGGGCGTCACGAAGGGGCGTGTCTCCCAGATCGAGCAAGGGAAGATCTCCGGCCAGGAGGTCGTGGCCCGCTTCGCCGCGGCGCTGGGGGGCCGGCTCCATCAGGCGATCTACTTCGACGACGGCGACATCGCCGCCATCGCGTGACGCGAGATGCCGCCCACCCCGCGGCACGAGCGGGGGTGGGCGGCCAGGACGGTTCAGTTGGTCGGTGTCGGGGTCGGCGCCGCGGGCTCGGTGGAGACCCTGGGACCGGGTTGGGCCGGCAGACCCGTCGCGGTCGGCCCCGGCGCGGCGCTCGCCGTCGATGCGGAAGCGCCGCTCTGCGTGGGCGCGGCGGAAGCCGCCGGCGCGCCGAACGGGGCACGCATGGCGCAGTACGGGTAGGCGTTGCGCGGCGCCGGCACGTTGCCGGACGAGTCCACGCAGTTCGGCCAACCGAGCCGGATCGGCACGCCGTTCTGGTCGAAGAGCTGGGCGTCGCGGATCAACCGGCCCTGCTGGTCGTAGACAAAGACGTCCTCGATCCGGTCGATCCGCCGGTCCACCGAGGTCTGCTGGTAGCCGGCGTACATGTCTTCGCGGGCATTCCGGTGGACGTCAGCGAGCACCGCGAAGGAGAAGACCACCAGCACCGCCGTGCCCAGCAGGTACAGCCGTCGCGGCCAGCCGGTGAAGCCGTCGGAGTGGCGGCCGAGCCAGAGCGACGCGACGACCGCGGCAGCCAGCAGCGCCAGCCCTCCCAGCGCGCTGCCCTCGAGGCGGGGCAGGAGGCCGGCCCGACCGCTGTCGGTCATCTCGCCGATGAGCAACGCGGCCAGCCAACCGCGCAGCAGCCACCAGGCCGGGCGCAGCGAACGCACGAAGTCGGCCACCCGGGCGTGCCCGAGCAGCGGGCCGAGCTGGCGGTCGAGCAGGCGCACCTGGGCGGCGACCCGGTTCCGGGCGCCGGCCAGGCGGTGCAGGCGCGCCGGGCGCCCTCCCGGTTCCGCGCCGGCCGCGGTCCGCAGCTCCGCCGCGTACGCCTCGGGCGGGCCGAGCCGGTCGACGAGCGCGCCGTCGCCCTCGGCGGCCACCTCGGCGAGGTGTTCCGGCAGGTCCTCGGTCAACTCGTCCCGCAGCGCCGGCGGGAGGTCGGCGAGGGCGGCCCGCACCCGGTCGACGTAGTCCGTGATCTCCTGCCCAGTGACGGTCATGCCGCCATCCCCCGATCGTCGAGCAGTGCGTCCATGGTGGTGGCGAACGAGCGCCAGGTCTTGCCGGAGCGGGTGAGCTGGTCGCGCCCGGCGGCGTTGAGCGCGTAGTACTTGCGGTGCGGCCCGGACTCGCTGGGCACCACGTAGGTGGTGAGCAGGCCGGCCGCGAACAGCCGGCGCAGCGTGCCGTAGACCGAGGCGTCGCCGACCTCGGCCAGGCCCGCCTCGCGCAGCCGACGGAGGATGTCGTAGCCGTATCCGTCGGAGTCCTTGAGCACGGCGAGCACGGCCAGATCGAGGACACCCTTGAGAAGCTGCGTCGCATCCACGCTCCGCACACTACTGCGCATTGCGCAATACCGTCAACGACACCACCCGAACAGCCCGTCGATCATGAAGTTGGCGGCAAGGGATGTCCGGAATGTCGCCGCCAACTTCATGATCGACGAGGCGGTGCCGCCCGGTGGGGGTGGGAGGGGAGGGGAGGGGAGGGGTTAGGCGAGGCTCCAGGCGATGCCGTCGAGGATGTCGTGCTCGGAGGCGACCACCGACGGCATGCCGGCTCGCTCCATGATCACGCGCAGCACCAGCGCGCCGGCGCCGATCACGTCCGCCCGGCCGGGGTGCATCACCGGATACGCGAGCCGCTGCTCGCTGCTCTTGCCGAGCAGGTCGGCGGTCACCTCGGCCACCTGCTCGTAGGAGACCCGGGCGTGGTGGATGCGGCTCGGGTCGTACCCCTGGAGCCCTTCGG encodes:
- a CDS encoding HAAS signaling domain-containing protein; the encoded protein is MTVTGQEITDYVDRVRAALADLPPALRDELTEDLPEHLAEVAAEGDGALVDRLGPPEAYAAELRTAAGAEPGGRPARLHRLAGARNRVAAQVRLLDRQLGPLLGHARVADFVRSLRPAWWLLRGWLAALLIGEMTDSGRAGLLPRLEGSALGGLALLAAAVVASLWLGRHSDGFTGWPRRLYLLGTAVLVVFSFAVLADVHRNAREDMYAGYQQTSVDRRIDRIEDVFVYDQQGRLIRDAQLFDQNGVPIRLGWPNCVDSSGNVPAPRNAYPYCAMRAPFGAPAASAAPTQSGASASTASAAPGPTATGLPAQPGPRVSTEPAAPTPTPTN
- a CDS encoding PadR family transcriptional regulator encodes the protein MDATQLLKGVLDLAVLAVLKDSDGYGYDILRRLREAGLAEVGDASVYGTLRRLFAAGLLTTYVVPSESGPHRKYYALNAAGRDQLTRSGKTWRSFATTMDALLDDRGMAA
- a CDS encoding helix-turn-helix domain-containing protein, translated to MSEYSRWQDIRAGQVARAGGEEAVEAGKQQLLAEVIGHRLAEVRRARGLTQQQVADRMGVTKGRVSQIEQGKISGQEVVARFAAALGGRLHQAIYFDDGDIAAIA
- a CDS encoding type II toxin-antitoxin system RelE/ParE family toxin; amino-acid sequence: MVAGEWDIYLVDEVRQWLDTLDTNTHARVVQAIDLLAELGPGLGRPLVDTIHGSSIANLKELRPGTVRILFAFDPWRSSVLLVAGDKSGRWKTWYQEAIPVAEHRYELYLKDRAREEGGKA
- a CDS encoding dienelactone hydrolase family protein, with translation MGEMVSFTGNGGTSEGYLAIPSGGVASPAVIVIQDWWGLVPHVRAVVDRFADAGFVALAPDFRHGGPAVKPTEPRQMLNSTQMDEAASDIAAAAEYLADRPEVAGKVGCAGFCAGASLALWSGRFSERIVATAGFYPRLPWEGMPTDWSGYAGKASLVHCSEADGLSAADGVQSVSRSIEAAGGTCQTFDYPGTAHAFFNEDRPEHFDQRAAATAWARTLELFRAKLG